The Bemisia tabaci chromosome 8, PGI_BMITA_v3 genome has a segment encoding these proteins:
- the LOC109029790 gene encoding uncharacterized protein: protein MISGDMGIFASRAGPNACWHPACFVCCVCKELLVDLIYFWRANKLYCGRHHAETLKPRCSACDEIILADECTEAEGRAWHMKHFACLECDRQLGGQRYIMRDGRPYCLHCFDAMFAEYCDSCGEPIGVDHGQMSHEGQHWHATEQCFCCHTCRAALLGRPFLPRRGAIYCSIGCSKGEPPTPSDSSGHPPGPPGPGLPNGGTPNHIHTHTNTLTHDPQAAPPSPSRNHLHSRPRSEASSTPSTSPARNRRTPTLPSPAPSSESLHSTPPAHSNHLPNGIVHTKNKPNSLKATQSSSSLQISQNLPPVRSPKMGRRALQRTSSGPSSPTPPSPNVVRGLPPLPSTPSKGLDRVLLERNLEKLITEKPTPSGTSSQESGSCNLDIDRILRECAGNVSLQSQVEHLLVNRSDSSPLDKLFLDNGISLRLQAELEKLIAESGANSVRSELQRLLFQQSTHSMQSELIARLITGSNAPLGKDLQLADLSLSLDSWKPQLTDSKPANKLAFSMPDLAAQSGNSPQKKNKGNLSVRFQGAKSDDSIDQIPSRRSRHRDERDFDPDRRSRHREERDFDPDRRSRHREERDFDPDRRSRHREERDFDPDRRSRHREEREYDSDSYCSTCSSSSSSDDLTVYQLPQRRAYGGVRISYVPNDTLACAKRQQSMANSPISPLKKKQDDKSCIIS from the exons ATGATAAGTGGGGATATGGGGATCTTCGCGTCCCGCGCTGGGCCCAATGCGTGCTGGCACCCGGCGTGTTTTGTGTGTTGCGTCTGTAAGGAGCTCCTCGTCGACCTGATCTACTTCTGGCGAGCCAACAAGCTTTACTGCGGCCGCCACCACGCCGAAACGCTCAAGCCACGCTGTTCCGCTTGCGATGAG ATAATCCTGGCGGACGAGTGCACGGAAGCAGAGGGACGGGCCTGGCATATGAAACACTTCGCGTGTCTGGAGTGTGATCGGCAGCTTGGCGGGCAACGCTACATCATGCGCGATGGGAGACCCTACTGCCTCCATTGTTTCGACGCCATGTTCGCCGAGTACTGCGACTCTTGCGGAGAGCCCATCGGAGTTGACCATG GTCAAATGAGCCACGAAGGACAACACTGGCACGCGACGGAGCAATGCTTCTGCTGTCACACGTGCCGGGCGGCGCTCCTGGGTCGACCGTTCCTCCCGCGGCGAGGCGCCATCTACTGCTCAATCGGGTGCAGCAAAGGGGAGCCACCCACGCCCTCGGACAGCTCCGGCCATCCCCCCGGTCCCCCCGGCCCGGGACTCCCCAACGGGGGCACCCCCAACCACATCCACACTCATACCAACACCCTCACCCACGATCCTCAGGCCGcaccaccctccccctcccgcaaTCACCTCCACTCCCGGCCCCGCTCCGAGGcctcctccaccccctccaCCTCCCCTGCTCGCAATCGCCGCACCCCCACCCTCCCCTCGCCCGCCCCATCTTCAGAGTCGCTTCACTCCACACCACCTGCCCATAGCAATCACCTGCCCAATGGAATCGTTCACACCAAGAACAA ACCAAATTCCCTGAAAGCAACCCAAAGCAGTAGCTCCCTTCAAATATCCCAGAATCTACCTCCAGTGCGATCACCAAAGATGGGACGGCGAGCGCTTCAGCGGACCTCATCAGGACCAAGTTCCCCCACTCCGCCATCCCCGAACGTCGTGCGAGGCCTCCCACCGCTACCCAGCACCCCTTCCAAAGGCCTGGACCGAGTCCTCCTCGAGCGGAACCTAGAGAAACTAATCACCGAAAAACCAACCCCTAGCGGCACGAGTAGCCAAGAATCCGGTTCCTGCAACCTGGACATCGACCGGATCCTTCGAGAGTGCGCCGGGAACGTGAGTCTCCAGTCGCAGGTGGAACACCTCCTAGTCAACCGCTCCGACTCCAGCCCCCTAGACAAACTATTCCTCGACAACGGCATTTCGTTACGACTGCAAGCAGAGCTGGAGAAGCTCATCGCGGAGAGCGGAGCCAACTCCGTGCGTAGCGAGCTGCAACGACTGCTGTTCCAACAGAGCACCCACAGCATGCAGTCCGAGCTCATCGCTCGACTGATAACCGGGAGCAACGCTCCACTCGGTAAAGACCTACAACTGGCCGATCTGAGTCTGAGCTTGGACTCGTGGAAACCTCAACTGACGGACTCCAAGCCGGCGAACAAACTCGCTTTCTCGATGCCGGATCTGGCCGCTCAGTCGGGGAATTCTCCGCAGAAGAAGAATAAAGGGAACTTGAGCGTGAGGTTTCAAGGTGCCAAGAGCGACGACTCCATCGATCAGATTCCGAGCAGACGATCTCGTCATCGGGACGAGCGGGATTTCGACCCTGATAGACGGTCTCGTCATCGGGAAGAACGGGATTTCGACCCTGATAGACGGTCTCGTCATCGGGAAGAGCGAGATTTCGACCCTGATAGACGGTCTCGTCATCGGGAAGAACGGGATTTCGACCCTGATAGACGGTCTCGTCATCGGGAAGAGCGGGAATACGATTCGGATAGCTACTGTTCGACTTGTTCCTCTAGTTCGAGTAGTGATGACCTGACGGTTTACCAGCTGCCCCAGCGACGTGCCTATGGAGGAGTGCGGATTTCCTACGTGCCCAACGACACTCTGGCCTGCGCCAAGAGGCAGCAGTCCATGGCGAATTCGCCCATCTCCCCGCTCAAGAAGAAGCAGGATGACAAAAGTTGCATCATTTCCTGA